Proteins from one Flavobacterium sp. N2038 genomic window:
- a CDS encoding metal-dependent hydrolase has protein sequence MKITFYGHASLGIEVGGKHIIVDPFITGNPQASAIDINTLKADYILLTHAHGDHVLDVEAIAKNTNATIVSNAEITSYYAKLGLNAHPMNHGGSWNFDFGKVKYVNAIHSSSFPDGTYGGNPGGFVIEGEHKNIYIAGDTALTMDMKLIPLRTKLDLAILPIGNNFTMDVEDAIIASDFIECDKILGYHFDTFGYIEINHEESIRKFFDQGKDLMLLEIGESIEL, from the coding sequence ATGAAAATTACATTTTACGGACACGCTTCTTTAGGCATCGAAGTAGGAGGAAAACATATTATTGTTGACCCTTTTATCACAGGAAACCCACAAGCTTCGGCAATTGATATCAATACGCTAAAAGCTGATTATATATTATTGACACATGCACATGGTGATCACGTTCTGGACGTTGAAGCTATTGCTAAAAACACCAATGCAACGATTGTTTCAAATGCTGAGATCACAAGTTACTACGCAAAATTGGGATTAAACGCACACCCAATGAATCACGGAGGAAGCTGGAACTTTGATTTTGGAAAAGTAAAGTATGTAAATGCGATTCATTCAAGCTCTTTTCCTGACGGAACTTACGGAGGAAACCCGGGTGGTTTTGTAATCGAAGGCGAGCATAAAAACATTTATATCGCCGGTGATACAGCACTTACAATGGATATGAAACTGATTCCGTTGCGTACCAAATTAGATTTAGCCATTCTTCCAATTGGAAATAACTTTACTATGGATGTTGAAGACGCTATAATTGCTTCTGATTTTATAGAATGTGATAAAATTTTAGGATATCATTTTGATACATTTGGTTATATCGAAATCAATCATGAAGAATCTATCCGCAAGTTTTTTGATCAGGGAAAAGATTTAATGCTGCTTGAAATAGGTGAATCAATAGAATTATAA
- a CDS encoding DUF2199 domain-containing protein — translation MEDSKYICECCGQEHSEWPALGYISPDVYARLSEQDKEEIAVIDEDFCVIKHPDQVDRFIRCVLIQKVNDHCEDLEYGLWVSLSEKSFEDYLENYDNENHETQYFGWLNNKIREYEFSKSIPTTVVTQKGNSRPVIFPHQDFDHPFVKDFYEGITKAEAENRIQAMINGIK, via the coding sequence ATGGAAGATTCAAAATATATTTGTGAATGCTGTGGTCAGGAGCACTCAGAATGGCCAGCTTTAGGCTATATTTCTCCAGATGTTTATGCTCGTCTCTCAGAACAAGATAAAGAAGAAATCGCTGTAATCGATGAGGATTTTTGTGTTATCAAGCACCCTGATCAGGTTGATCGATTTATTCGTTGTGTTTTGATTCAGAAAGTAAACGATCACTGCGAAGATCTTGAATATGGTCTTTGGGTTTCTTTAAGCGAAAAAAGCTTCGAAGATTATCTTGAAAATTATGACAATGAAAATCATGAAACACAATACTTTGGCTGGCTAAACAATAAAATTCGGGAGTATGAGTTTTCCAAAAGTATCCCTACAACAGTAGTCACTCAAAAAGGAAACAGCAGACCGGTAATTTTTCCACATCAGGATTTTGATCATCCATTTGTAAAAGATTTTTATGAAGGAATTACCAAAGCAGAGGCTGAAAATAGGATTCAGGCTATGATTAATGGCATTAAATAA
- a CDS encoding tetratricopeptide repeat protein, with protein sequence MTFKKTILSLLVVLSFNAFAQKDGYWDKERATTKEIVVSARDRIVLKTEDLPVGTTEIVYRITLLDENQQMANSLVSLLKSIPDPTGISQGSAGAVFLMSKISGDDTCTYALFTSAESSKKYIDDGKTEKACYAQEEALSKDAKRLSLDKSSCLGQNVSNIWFGFHSKNWLLNQKIVLEVVPWVDTKLNRGWNQDNKNEIISLCKTSTMAQKMVNSDDFCVCILDKIIKQYRYTEFQKLLAIEKTKVYKDFGNTCYKDADISKNVFNDLRTQASALIKQQKYNEAIPKLNTIINEGKGTAVDYSSIGYCYILTKQYAKALKFLQEGEKVDDTELLVKLNLAHLYLVSNNYSDAKAIYKKYQNQNVTDSLSWKDKTKLDFTVFQKAGLPSKDFERVLNLYN encoded by the coding sequence ATGACTTTCAAAAAAACAATTCTATCTCTTTTAGTCGTTCTTTCATTTAATGCTTTTGCTCAAAAAGATGGTTATTGGGATAAAGAACGTGCAACAACAAAAGAAATTGTAGTTTCAGCTCGTGACCGGATTGTTCTTAAAACAGAAGATTTGCCTGTTGGGACAACCGAAATTGTGTACCGAATCACACTTCTGGATGAAAATCAGCAAATGGCAAATAGTCTGGTTTCTCTGTTAAAATCAATTCCAGACCCAACCGGAATCAGTCAGGGATCTGCCGGAGCAGTATTCTTAATGTCTAAAATTTCTGGTGATGATACCTGTACTTATGCATTGTTTACCTCTGCAGAAAGTTCAAAAAAATATATTGATGACGGAAAAACAGAAAAAGCCTGCTATGCACAAGAAGAAGCTTTAAGCAAAGATGCTAAAAGGCTGTCATTGGACAAATCTTCTTGTTTAGGTCAGAATGTAAGCAATATCTGGTTTGGTTTTCATAGCAAGAACTGGCTTTTAAACCAAAAAATTGTTTTAGAAGTTGTGCCCTGGGTAGATACTAAACTTAACAGAGGATGGAATCAGGACAATAAAAACGAAATTATCAGTTTATGCAAAACATCAACAATGGCACAGAAAATGGTCAATTCAGATGATTTTTGCGTTTGTATTTTGGATAAAATCATCAAACAATACCGTTATACAGAATTCCAGAAGTTATTAGCCATCGAGAAGACAAAAGTTTACAAAGACTTCGGAAATACCTGTTATAAAGATGCTGATATTTCTAAAAATGTGTTTAATGATTTAAGAACTCAGGCATCGGCTTTAATTAAACAGCAAAAGTATAATGAAGCAATTCCTAAGTTAAATACTATAATAAACGAAGGAAAAGGAACTGCAGTAGATTATAGTTCGATTGGTTACTGTTATATTTTAACAAAACAATACGCTAAGGCACTTAAATTTTTGCAGGAAGGTGAAAAAGTTGATGATACTGAATTATTAGTTAAATTAAACTTAGCGCATCTTTATCTGGTAAGTAACAATTATAGTGATGCAAAAGCAATTTACAAGAAATATCAGAATCAAAATGTAACCGACAGTTTGAGCTGGAAAGATAAAACTAAACTTGATTTTACTGTTTTTCAAAAGGCGGGTTTACCGTCAAAAGATTTCGAGAGAGTTCTAAATCTTTACAATTAA
- a CDS encoding o-succinylbenzoate synthase — protein sequence MKAFYHKYMLEFKVPSGTSRGIMTEKETWFIVLEENDKKGIGECGILRGLSADDREDYEEKLKWACENIHLGETVLWESLLEFPSIQFGVEMAFLSLKSENPYLLFPSDFTRNSKSIVINGLVWMGEASFMKQQIEDKLANGFDCIKLKIGAIDFDKELELLQYIRSHFSAKQIEIRVDANGAFALNEALDKLKQLNQFELHSIEQPIKKGNVQAMKDLCLETPFPIALDEELIGVFSFEEKENLLQKIKPQYIILKPSFIGGFRGTQEWITLAEKYHIGWWITSALESNIGLNAIAQWTFLQNSQMPQGLGTGALYTNNFDCPLEVKEGQLWYNNSKNWDSPSF from the coding sequence TTGAAAGCATTTTACCATAAATACATGCTCGAGTTTAAAGTTCCTTCCGGAACGTCTCGGGGTATCATGACCGAAAAAGAAACCTGGTTTATTGTCCTTGAAGAAAATGATAAAAAAGGAATCGGGGAGTGTGGTATTTTGCGTGGTTTAAGTGCTGACGATCGCGAAGATTACGAAGAGAAACTTAAATGGGCCTGCGAGAATATTCATTTAGGAGAAACAGTACTTTGGGAATCTCTTTTAGAATTTCCATCTATTCAGTTTGGAGTTGAAATGGCTTTTTTGTCTTTAAAAAGTGAAAATCCATATCTGTTATTTCCATCTGATTTTACCCGTAATTCCAAATCAATTGTTATAAACGGTTTGGTCTGGATGGGAGAAGCCTCATTTATGAAGCAACAAATTGAAGATAAATTGGCAAACGGTTTTGACTGTATAAAACTAAAAATTGGCGCCATTGATTTTGATAAAGAATTAGAATTACTGCAATATATCAGAAGTCATTTTTCTGCAAAACAAATCGAAATCAGGGTAGATGCAAATGGGGCTTTTGCATTAAATGAAGCTTTAGATAAACTAAAACAACTCAATCAATTTGAACTACATAGCATCGAACAGCCTATTAAAAAAGGGAATGTTCAGGCGATGAAAGATTTATGTTTAGAAACGCCTTTTCCAATAGCATTAGATGAGGAATTAATAGGTGTTTTTTCATTTGAAGAAAAAGAAAATCTATTGCAAAAAATAAAACCTCAGTATATTATTCTTAAACCAAGTTTTATTGGAGGATTCAGAGGAACACAGGAATGGATTACTTTGGCAGAAAAATACCATATTGGCTGGTGGATTACTTCTGCATTAGAAAGCAATATTGGTTTAAATGCGATTGCGCAATGGACATTTCTGCAAAATTCTCAAATGCCTCAGGGATTAGGAACCGGAGCACTTTACACTAATAATTTTGATTGTCCGCTAGA